From Roseateles sp. SL47:
CCACCGCCCGGTCCGGACCCAAGGGCCTGACCCCGGCGGCACAGGCCGCCAAGGCCGCCAAAGCGGCCAAGATTGCCAAGGCCGGCGTGTCGCGGAAGTCCCGCAATCTGGCGGCCAAGAAAACCGCCAAGCAGATGGCCCAACAAGTGGCCAAGCAAGCGGGCAAGCCGGCAAACAAGCGCGCCAAGCCCGTTCTGCCGGTCAAGCCGAAGCGCAATGAAGACGCCAGCGCCGCCCCAGCGGTGAATCCGGACGCCCCGCTGACCCCGGCCCAGCGTGCCCTGGCCTGGGCCCACAGCGCCCGGTTCCTCACCACGGCCAGCCAGTTGCATCACCTGCCGCGCAATGGCGTGCTGCCGGGGCAGGAGACCGATGACGAGGACCTGCCCGGAGAGGAAGCCGCTGAGTGGACGGATCCGGTGGATGCCACCGACCTGACCGCCGAGGGGGCTCAGGACGGTACTGCGGAAGCCCTGCCCGCGCGCCTGCTGCCCGAGATTGCCTTTGTCGGCCGCTCCAATGCCGGCAAATCCACCGCCATCAACACGCTGGCGCAGCAGAAGCGGCTGGCCTTTGCGTCCAAGACGCCGGGCCGCACCCAGCACATCAACCTGTTTGTGCTGGGCCCGAAGGAAGCGCCGGATGCGCTGTTTGCCGACCTGCCCGGTTACGGCTATGCCGCCGTGGCGCGGGACGCCAAGCTGCGCTGGCAGCGTGTGATGGCGGACTATCTCAGCGAGCGCGAAAGCCTCTCTGGGGTGGTGCTGATGGTGGACTCCCGCCACGGCCTGACCGATCTGGACAAGCAACTGCTGGAGTTCGTCTCCGACCGCGTGACCGCAGGCGAAGTGAGCCTGCTGGTGCTGCTGACCAAGGCCGACAAGCTCAACCGCAAGGAAGGCGCCGAGGCGCTGGCGCAGGTCCAGAAGGAGCTGGGCGTGCTGGCGACGGAAGATTCCGACATCGCCATCACCCTGTTCTCCGCCCTGAGCAAGCAGGGCCTGGACGATGCCGCCGAGCTGATCTACGAATGGGCCCATCGCGCGCCGCGCGTGTTGCGCGGCGACGACCATGAAGGCTATCAGAAGGGCCCGATGGACCCGGGGTATGAGGCTGAAGACGGCGACGACGAGGAATGACCTCGATCAGGGGCGTCCGATGAACACATACAAGGACGTTCCCGCCTTGGGCGCATAACCCAGGCCCACGTACAGCGGCCCCAGCCCGGTGTCCGACCCCAGGAAGATGCTGCTGGCGTAGCGCAGATCCTTGGGGTTGATGTCCCGGCGCGTGGTCCAGGTGTTGCCGGCTTCCAGCGTCCCGCCCACAAAGAAGCCTCGTGAGAGGAAGGGCGAATCATTGAGCCGCCGGTAGTACGTGGCCCGGGTGAACAGCAGCGCATTGCCGCTGAGCTGGTTGGGCTGATAACCGGAGAGCTGGTGGAAGCCGCCCAGTGTGTAGCCACCCAGCCCGGAGTCGTCCGGCTGCCGCACCGCCACGCCGCGCATGTAGAAGCTCAGGGTGTGTCCGCCAAAGCTCTTGGCCACCGTCCCATCCGCGCTCACCCGCACGAACCGGCCGCTGTTGAGATTCTTGTTGTCCTGACGGCCAGCTTCCGCTTCGGCGGTGAAGCGGTAGCCGTGCTGCGGGAAGTTGGCGTAGTCCAGCTGGTCGACCACCGTCTTGAGCCGCAGGCCGGTTTCGTGGCTGGTCCAGCGCAGCTTGCCGCTTTCGGGCGTCACCAGGGTGATCAGGTCGGGGCGGGCATAACGAATCTGGCTGACCGCCCCCAGCCGCACCTCGCCCCAGCGGCCCCACGGCTGGCCAAGGTCGATACCCACGCTGGCATCGCGCCGCACCAGCCGGGACTGGCCCAGGTTGGCATTGTCCGGATCGTTGTCGTCATAGACGATCTGCTTGCGCTGGTTGGCTTCGGCCCAGCCGGACACAAACCAGTCGTCCGTCACGCCCAGCCGCACGCCCAGCGGATGGTAGAGCTCCGTGTAGAGGCGAGGTGTCTCACCGATGGTGACCTGGTTGCGCCATTCGGTGCCCCGGTCGGTCAGCCAATGGCGGTTGTGGCTGATGCGCAGATTGAAGAAGCTGTCACCGCTGGAGTCGGTGGACAGGTCCATGCCCACACGGAAATAGTTGGGGCCCCACGGCTTGTCATCCATGCTGAAGACCAGGGTTTCGCCTTCGTCGCGTTTTTCGACGTGGTAGTCCACCCGCTCATAGTCGCCGCTGGACGAGAGAAAGCGCATGTCCCGCTCGGCCGTGGTGTTGTCGAATGGCACCCCGGCTTTGGATTCCAGCTGGCTACGCAGGCGCTCGGGATTGGTCAGCTCACTGCCTTCCAGCTTGATCGCCGCCAGCAGCGGGGCCGGCGGTTTCAGGCCGGTGCGGGCCATCTGCCATTGGGCATATAAATCCGGGTCGACCGCGTAGGCGCGCAACTGCGGCAGCATGGCTTCGGCGGCTTCCTCGCCCAGGCGGATGAAGTCGGTGGCTTTGTCGAAATCGCCCGAAGTGAGTTTGCCCAGCTTTGGTGTGATCAGCAGATCTTCCCCCGCAGCCATCGATGCCAGCGAGCGCTGCACATTCTGCTCCGTGAGGATGGTGATCATCTGGGAGGTCAGGCCCAGCAGAGAATTCAGTGATTCCCGTCCGGCCACCGGTGTGCCGACGTTGACGGCGATCAACCGCTGCGCGCCCATCTCCCGGGCCACGTCCACCGGCAGATTGTTGACCAGCCCGCCGTCGCCCAGGATGCGGTCTTCCCATTCCACCGGCGCAAACACACCGGGCACGCTCATGCTGGAGCGCAGGGCCAGTGCCAGATCGCCTTGGGCCAGGACCCGCTCGGCGCCGCTTTCCATGTCGGTGGCGACCGCGCGGAAGGGCGTGGGCAGACGGTCGAAATCCGTGACGTCCCGCACGGGAAGTGTCAGGCGGCGCAGCAGCGCCTCCAGCCCGCGGCTGGACAAGGTGCCGGTGGGCACCCGCACCTCTCCGTTGCGCAGACCGAATTCAATGGTGGCGGAGAAGGCGAAGTCCTCTTCCTTGCGGCGCTGGGAGAGATCCTGGCGGTCGATGCGGCTGGCAAACAGGCGGTCCCACGCGATGCGCTTGAGTTCCCGGTCCAGGTCCTGGGCCGACATGCCGCTGGCATACAGGCCGCCAATGATGGCGCCCATGGAGGTGCCGGTGATGACATCCACCGGAATGTGTTGCCGCTCCAGCACTTTGAGGATGCCCACATGGGCCAGTCCACGCGCGCCGCCGCCTGACAACACCAGACCCAGGCGCGGCCGCGGGCCGTTGGCCGTGGGACGAGGTGATGCGGGCGCCAGGCTGGACAGCGGGGCGGGAACGTCAGTCAGGGCATCGGCCGGCAGCCGTTCCGTGGGCGGGGCGGTCGTATTGGCGGGGGAGGCCGAGGGGCCTGAGGCGGGAGGTGCACCCGCCAAGGCTGCAGCCGACGTCGAGGGGCGCAGCCCCCGGGACACGATCGAGCCGGCGCCGGCAGGGGTTACATGCAGGCACGCGACCACCACCAGGGCACCGACCCGCAGCGGCGGGCGGCGAAGCAACACGGACATAGACCTCAGCGCTGTTGTTCCAGATCCTGCATGAGTGTGCCAATGGCACGTTGCAGCAGCGGCTCGGGTTCCAGCATGGTGATCAGCCCGTTCACCACCAGTTGCTCCAGCGCGCCCCGCGTGAGCGAATGACGGTCATCCGGCAACTGGCTGACAAAGAGGAAGAGTTGGCGGCTTTCGCTGATCCAGGCCACCTGCGCAGTGACCCATTCGCTTTGCACGAACAGGTGGTACCAGTTGCCGATCTCCATGCCATTGATCCAGTCCTGCAGGGCCACGCGCGCATCCGGCGAGCGTTCGTCCGCAAACAGGCCGATGGGCACGGTGGGCAACTGGCCGCGGTCCACCCGCTCATGCGCCCAGCGCGACGGCAGTTGGGACTCGCGTTCAGCCAGCAGCTGCTGCAGCACTTCTTCCGGTGTGAGCGCGGGCCGACGCGGCCCGCTGTCTGCGGGTGCGGTCTCGTCGGCGGGCAGCCCGCGCAGCACACGACCGTGTTGGCGCATCAGCTCGTTCATGAAGGCCTGGCGCTGCAGAGGCGGCAGGGCGATGCTGTCCATGCCGCCCTCCAGGGCCTGCACCAGGCCCGGCAGACGGGCGCGCAGCAACTGCCGGGCCGTGTCGTCCGCATGGGGTTGCACGCTGTGCAGCAATCCGTCCACCAGATCCACATAGGTGGTAGCTTCATCGGAATCACGGCCGAACTGCACCATGGCCTGGGCGATGACTTCCACCCAGGGGCCGAGCAGGAAGCGGCGCATCAGCTTGCCGGCGTTGGCATCGTCCAGCTGATGCTGCAGTTGCTCGCGCAG
This genomic window contains:
- the yihA gene encoding ribosome biogenesis GTP-binding protein YihA/YsxC, with the protein product MAWAHSARFLTTASQLHHLPRNGVLPGQETDDEDLPGEEAAEWTDPVDATDLTAEGAQDGTAEALPARLLPEIAFVGRSNAGKSTAINTLAQQKRLAFASKTPGRTQHINLFVLGPKEAPDALFADLPGYGYAAVARDAKLRWQRVMADYLSERESLSGVVLMVDSRHGLTDLDKQLLEFVSDRVTAGEVSLLVLLTKADKLNRKEGAEALAQVQKELGVLATEDSDIAITLFSALSKQGLDDAAELIYEWAHRAPRVLRGDDHEGYQKGPMDPGYEAEDGDDEE
- a CDS encoding patatin-like phospholipase family protein, giving the protein MSVLLRRPPLRVGALVVVACLHVTPAGAGSIVSRGLRPSTSAAALAGAPPASGPSASPANTTAPPTERLPADALTDVPAPLSSLAPASPRPTANGPRPRLGLVLSGGGARGLAHVGILKVLERQHIPVDVITGTSMGAIIGGLYASGMSAQDLDRELKRIAWDRLFASRIDRQDLSQRRKEEDFAFSATIEFGLRNGEVRVPTGTLSSRGLEALLRRLTLPVRDVTDFDRLPTPFRAVATDMESGAERVLAQGDLALALRSSMSVPGVFAPVEWEDRILGDGGLVNNLPVDVAREMGAQRLIAVNVGTPVAGRESLNSLLGLTSQMITILTEQNVQRSLASMAAGEDLLITPKLGKLTSGDFDKATDFIRLGEEAAEAMLPQLRAYAVDPDLYAQWQMARTGLKPPAPLLAAIKLEGSELTNPERLRSQLESKAGVPFDNTTAERDMRFLSSSGDYERVDYHVEKRDEGETLVFSMDDKPWGPNYFRVGMDLSTDSSGDSFFNLRISHNRHWLTDRGTEWRNQVTIGETPRLYTELYHPLGVRLGVTDDWFVSGWAEANQRKQIVYDDNDPDNANLGQSRLVRRDASVGIDLGQPWGRWGEVRLGAVSQIRYARPDLITLVTPESGKLRWTSHETGLRLKTVVDQLDYANFPQHGYRFTAEAEAGRQDNKNLNSGRFVRVSADGTVAKSFGGHTLSFYMRGVAVRQPDDSGLGGYTLGGFHQLSGYQPNQLSGNALLFTRATYYRRLNDSPFLSRGFFVGGTLEAGNTWTTRRDINPKDLRYASSIFLGSDTGLGPLYVGLGYAPKAGTSLYVFIGRP